The DNA segment ACCGGACAGTGAGCTGTTCGCCGGCGAGCACGTCGCCGACCATCACGGCGTTGAACGACGGCGGTATGGTGTTCAGGACGGCCGTCTCGGATTCTCTCCAGGCGGTTGTCCTCGCCGATCAGGCGGCCGCTGAGGGACACGCCAGCGCAGCGACGATGTACGTCAACAACGATTACGGGTACCAGTTGAGTCGTGCGTTCGAGCGGTCGTTCGCTCACGACCACGGTGGAACGGTGGCACAACAGGTGCCGTTCGAACAGGCTGCGGACGGAGAGTCGGTCTCGTATTCCTCGGAACTGTCGCGAGCGGTCGATGGGGACCCGGACGTTCTCGTGTTGATCGGGTACACGAACAGCGGCGCCCAGTTGCTTCGAGATCTCGAGGCCAGTGGCGCTGACCCCGCCGTGCTCGTGACGGATGGTATGAAAGACGAGAGCCTTCCCGAGCGGGTCGACCACTCGATCGAACACGTCCGGGGGACCGCACCGCTCTCTGCGGGTCCTGGCAAGGAATACTTCGATCGGTTGTTCGAAGACGAGTACGGAGCCGACCCCGACAGTACGCCGTTCAACGCCCACAGTTACGACGCGACAGCGATCCTGTTACTCGCGAACGCGTTCGCCGGGACGAACGACGGCGAGGCGATCGGGGCGTCGATCGAACCCGTCACGAACGATAGCGGCGAGCGGATTCCGCCCGACGATCTCGCGAGGGGGATCGAACTCGCCGCGGAGGGCGAACTGATCGAGTACGTCGGCGCGTCGAGCGGCGTCCGATTCGACGAGAACGGTGACATCGCCGCGGCCAATTTCGAGTACTGGACGTTCGAAGACGGTGCGATAACGCAACTGGAGACGGTGACCATTGATGGGTAGTCTACACCAACTAGTGCTGTCGTTCGTCCGACGACGGTACCGAACGAAGTTCGTCATCTCCATCCTCGCGGTCGTCCTCGTTATCGGCCTCGTGGGTGGAGTCAGTTACGTACAGGCCGATCAAACGGTGCGGGCGGACTCGAACGAACAGCTACAGTCGACGGCGGAACTGCAAGCGAGTTCGATCGGGGACTGGGTCGAGACGATGGGCGTCCAGACACGGACGATTTCGGCCGCGGAGTCGCTCCGGTCGGGCGACGTTCAGGAGGTACAGGCCCACATCGTCGAGGAACAGGCACGAATGTCGGTCGACGTTCGCGCGATTCACTACGTCGACGTGGAAACGAACGAGATCGTCACGAGTACGACACCGTCCCAGCGTGGAATCGCCCTCGACGAGATCGACGAACCGTGGGCCCGTTCCGACATCTCGTCGTCTCTCGCGTTCGACGACGACGTCTGGCACACGGAGACGTCCTACGAGGACGACGTTCTCGAGGATCAGGTGATGGCGTTCGCGAGCCCGGTCAACGAGCGGTCCGACCGCGTCGCCGTCGTCATCGGCACGCTCGAGTATCGCGTCGAACAGCTACATCAGCCGTCGTCGGCTTCTTCGACGCGCATCGTCGATGCGAGCGGCGATCCAGTGTTCGAGTCCACAGACGAGGCCCAGCAGATGACCGTCGATCAGCAGTCACTCGCCGCGGCGATGGCCGGCCAGTCGACCGTGGATGACACTGGCGATCCGGTTGCGGCGTACGTCCCGGTTCCCAACAGTGAGTGGGTTGCAGTGACGACTGTCCCGGCCGAAGAGGCATACGGTGTCGCGAATTCGGTCGGGTGGAACGTCCTCATCCTGATCTCCCTGAGTCTCGTCTCACTCGGGGTGATGGGAGCGATTCTGGGCCGGCAGACGGTTCGTCCACTCAGCCGACTTCGCGACCGGGCAGCGGCCATGGAAGACGGAGATCTGGACGTCGATCTGGAGACCGACCGGGTCGACGAGATCGGGCGGCTGTTCGAGGGCTTCGACAGCATGCGGACGTCGCTGAAAGCCCGGATCGACGAGGCGACGACGGCCCGTGACGACGCTGAAGACGCTCGCGCCGAGACCGAAGCGATGAATCGCCACCTGGAGGCGACGGCCGAACGGTATCGTGCGGTGATGGCCGACTGCGCCGAGGGTGACCTCACCCGCCGGCTCGACCCGTCGAGCGAGAACGAGGCGATGAACGAGATCGCCCGTGCCTTCAACGACATGATCGCCGACCTGGAGGAGACGACGGCGCGCGCCCAGGCCTTCTCGCGGATCGTCGCCGAGGCCAGTCAGGACGTCACGGGGAGTGCGGAGGAGGTCAAGTCTGCCTCTAGCCAGATGAGTCGCTCGGTTCAGGAGATCTCGGACGGCGCCGAGAAACAACACGAGAACCTTCGCTCCGTCGCTGGCGAGATGGAGGGGCTCTCGACGACGACCGAGGAGATCGCCGCCTCTTCGAACGAGGTGGCGGACGTTGCCGAACGGACGGCCGAGACGGGTACCGAGGGACGCCACGCTGCACAGGACGCGATCGACGGGATGCGCGAGATCGAAGCCGACTCGGCGGATGCGGTCGCCGCGATCGAGCAACTCGAGGCGGAGATGGCCCAGATCGACGAACTGATCGAGTTCATCTCGACGCTCGCTGGCGAGACGAACATGCTGGCGCTGAATGCCAACATCGAGGCGTCTCGAAGCGGGGACGGCGGCGGCTCGGGTGACGGCTTCGCCGTCGTCGCTGACGAGGTCAAACAACTGGCCGCCGAGACGAAGGAGGCGGCCGAGGACGTCGAAGAACGCCTCGACAGTATCAAGTCCGAGACCGAAAGCGTCTCCGAGGCGGTTCAGCAGACCGCCGACCGGGTGACCGAACACGTCGATTCCGTCGAGAACTCGGCGAGCGCGCTCGAACAGGTCGCCACGTACGCGGCCGAGACGAACGACGGCGTCCAGGAAATCTCCGCGGCGACGGAAGAACAGGCCGCCTCGACCGAGGAAGTCGTCGTGATGGTTTCCTCGGCGACAGAGATTTCGGAAGAGACGTCGGACGAAGCTCAGCAGGTCGCTGCGGCGGCCCAAGAACAGACCTCGGCGATCACCGCCGTCAGCCAGCGGGCCGACTCGCTGTCTGCACAGGCCGAGGAACTGAGTGGCGCTCTCGACGGGTTCGACACCGACGTCGACATCGACGTGCAGGGCGTTGAGACGACGGCTGACGAATCCGCGTCGTCCGGTGACGAATCGAGCGTGGATGATCCCGATTCGATGACGTGGGATCCCGCCGAAGAGGCCGAAGAACCGGGACACTTCACGTTCGACGACTCGACGGACGCCTGACCGAGGACTCGGCGTCGTCGATCGTGGTTGTCGATCGCGCCGACCATCGTGTTGCCGGCAGTCCACGTCGGCCCATTTCAGGCAGGCAGTCCACGCCGGAACATTTTGGGCAGGTAGTCCACGCCGGCCCGTTTCGGGCAGGCAGTCCACGTCCGCACCGGTCGGGAAGGTAGGCTGCGTCGGTGGCTCTCGTGCCGACTGCCCGGGTCGCCGACATTCGTCACGTACTTTTTCGTCCCATCCCACTACCCGGTAATGGAGCGCCCAGTCCGCCGGCAAGCACTGATCGACGATCGGCTCGAGGCGGCCGTGACAAACGTCGAACCGCCGGCCCTTCGCGATCGTGTATCCGACACGGCGCTCGTCGGCGGCAAGCGAGTCCGTCCAATGGTGACGGTCCTCTCGTGTGAACTGGTCGGCGGAACGCCGGCCGACGCGCTCGACTTCGCCGTCGGGATCGAACTCGTTCACACGGCGTCGCTGGTGGTCGACGACATCATCGACCGGTCGCCGATCAGGCGCGATTCGCCAAGCGCCTGGAGTGCGTTCGGACACGACGCCGCCATCGTCACCAGCGACGGGTTACTCGGCGAGGCGTTCGCCCTGTTCTCCGCCGATCCGACGGCCATGCGAACGGTGACGGCGGCGATGGTCGAACTGGGCGAGGGGGAGGCGATGGAACTCGTCGCGACGCCGTCGACCGAGGCCGAGTACATGACGCTGGCCCGGCGAAAGACGGGCGCACTCTTTCGGGCGGCCGCCGCTCTCGGTGCGATAGCCGCCGATGCGGACCCCGAGACCGTCGACGCCCTCGGGGAGTACGCAGAGCGCGTCGGTGTCGCGTTCCAGATCCGCGACGACGTCCTGGACGCCGTCGCCGACCCGGAAACACTCGGAAAACCGACCGGGCGTGACGCCTCGCTCGATCGCCCTTCGCTGTTGCAGGTGACCGACCTTTCGCCGGACGCCGCGAACGAGCGTGCGCGCGAACAGGTCGACCTGGCTATCGACGCACTCGAACGCGTCGAACCCGTCGACCGGGACGCGCGGGCGTATCTCCTCGAACTCGCCGAGTTCGTCGTCGAGCGAGAACAGTGACCGCGGCGCGGGAACTCGATTCGTGTCGCCGTGCCGTCAGTCGGAGTCCGTCGTCTCGCCGGGGCTGACGATCACCGAGGTGATCCGGTTCCCGTCGACGGCGTCGACGGTGAGGGTGCGGTCGCCGACGGTGACGTCGTCGCCGACGTCCGGTACCTGGCCCAGTCGTTCGAGCACGGTGCCGCCCACGGTATCGACTTTGTCCGCCGCGATCTCCGTGTCGAGGCGGTCGTTGAGGGCCGTCACGGTGACGCCTCCGTCGACGACGTACGTCCCGTCAGAGCGCTCCCGGATCGAGGGCTCGTGTTCGTCGAACTCGTCGCGGATGTCACCGACGACGACCTCGACGACGTCTTCGACGGTGACGATTCCCTCGAAGGCGCCCCACTCGTCGACGACGGCCGCCAGTTGTCGTCCCTCTGTCTGGAACTGCGCGAGCACGTCGGTGACGCGGGCCGTCTCCGGGACGACGGGGAGATCGCGGGCGAGTTCCCTGGCAGTCGTCTCCGGGGTGGCCGCGTCTGGTTCCATGATGCGCACGATGTCCTTCGCGTCGACGAAGCCGACGATTCCGTCAGCGTCGCCGTCCTCGTCGAGGACGGGGTATCGTGTGTGGCCGATCTCGACGACCGTCCGTCGCATGGCCGCCAGGTCGTCGTCGGCGTCGAGGCTGGCGACGTCTGGTGCGGGGATCATGATCTCGCGGACGCTGACGTCGTCGAGGTCGAACACGCGGTGGATCATCTCGACTTCGTCCGGATCGACGTGACCTTTTCGACCCGACTGCGAGAGGATGGCGAGCAGCTCCTCTTCCGTGAACGTCTCCTCGCTCTCGGAGGCCGGCGGGACCCCGAGTAGGCTCGTGAAGCCGTTGGCCGCACCGTTGAAGACGACGATACCGGGGTACAGGACGTAGTAACTCATCTTCATCGGGAGCGCGACGAAGAGGGCGATCCGTTCCGTCTCGGCGATGGCGAACGTCTTGGGGGCGAGTTCGCCGAATACGACGTGTAAGAACGTGATGATCGAGAACGCGATGGCGAACGAGACGAGGTGGACCGTGCCGGCGGGCAGGAGCTCTCCGAGGATCGGTTCGATGAGTGCGGCGACGGCCGGTTCGCCGGCCCAGCCGAGCCCGAGCGAGGCGAGCGTGATGCCCAGCTGCGTGACGGCGAGGTAGTTGTCGAGATTCTCCATCGCCTCGTCTAGGATCCCGGCCCCGGTTCGACCCTCGTCGACGAGACGATCCACCACACTCGGTCGGATTCGAACGAGCGCGAACTCTGCGGCGACGAAGAACCCGTTCAGTGCTACCAGAATCAGTGCGATTCCAAATCGGCCGAGGGAGACGGCGATGTCTACCATCCGTTCCACCCGGATCCGATCCGTCGGGTCGGTGCGTCGGTCATACCGGTAGATGGACGTACCGACCTCCTAACCCTTTTCGTGTGCGTCGACGGTTCGTCGGAGCGGTCGGTTCCGGATCTTACTCGCCGACGTCCATCGTTCGTTGCGATGCGTCGGCGACGACGCGGGATTCGACGATCGCGAAGGTGAGCGTACTCAGGATGGCGAGGAGGGTTCCACCCGTCAGCGCCGTCGCGAGGGCCGTGACCGACGTGCGGCCGATGAAGAACCCGCTCACGGCGAAGAGGACGACGGCCATCGCGATCACGTAGAACGGTGCGTTGAGGTAGCGCCACTCCAGTCTGCCCCCGATGTACGCGTCGGT comes from the Halovivax cerinus genome and includes:
- a CDS encoding polyprenyl synthetase family protein, which encodes MERPVRRQALIDDRLEAAVTNVEPPALRDRVSDTALVGGKRVRPMVTVLSCELVGGTPADALDFAVGIELVHTASLVVDDIIDRSPIRRDSPSAWSAFGHDAAIVTSDGLLGEAFALFSADPTAMRTVTAAMVELGEGEAMELVATPSTEAEYMTLARRKTGALFRAAAALGAIAADADPETVDALGEYAERVGVAFQIRDDVLDAVADPETLGKPTGRDASLDRPSLLQVTDLSPDAANERAREQVDLAIDALERVEPVDRDARAYLLELAEFVVEREQ
- a CDS encoding methyl-accepting chemotaxis protein codes for the protein MGSLHQLVLSFVRRRYRTKFVISILAVVLVIGLVGGVSYVQADQTVRADSNEQLQSTAELQASSIGDWVETMGVQTRTISAAESLRSGDVQEVQAHIVEEQARMSVDVRAIHYVDVETNEIVTSTTPSQRGIALDEIDEPWARSDISSSLAFDDDVWHTETSYEDDVLEDQVMAFASPVNERSDRVAVVIGTLEYRVEQLHQPSSASSTRIVDASGDPVFESTDEAQQMTVDQQSLAAAMAGQSTVDDTGDPVAAYVPVPNSEWVAVTTVPAEEAYGVANSVGWNVLILISLSLVSLGVMGAILGRQTVRPLSRLRDRAAAMEDGDLDVDLETDRVDEIGRLFEGFDSMRTSLKARIDEATTARDDAEDARAETEAMNRHLEATAERYRAVMADCAEGDLTRRLDPSSENEAMNEIARAFNDMIADLEETTARAQAFSRIVAEASQDVTGSAEEVKSASSQMSRSVQEISDGAEKQHENLRSVAGEMEGLSTTTEEIAASSNEVADVAERTAETGTEGRHAAQDAIDGMREIEADSADAVAAIEQLEAEMAQIDELIEFISTLAGETNMLALNANIEASRSGDGGGSGDGFAVVADEVKQLAAETKEAAEDVEERLDSIKSETESVSEAVQQTADRVTEHVDSVENSASALEQVATYAAETNDGVQEISAATEEQAASTEEVVVMVSSATEISEETSDEAQQVAAAAQEQTSAITAVSQRADSLSAQAEELSGALDGFDTDVDIDVQGVETTADESASSGDESSVDDPDSMTWDPAEEAEEPGHFTFDDSTDA
- a CDS encoding hemolysin family protein codes for the protein MVDIAVSLGRFGIALILVALNGFFVAAEFALVRIRPSVVDRLVDEGRTGAGILDEAMENLDNYLAVTQLGITLASLGLGWAGEPAVAALIEPILGELLPAGTVHLVSFAIAFSIITFLHVVFGELAPKTFAIAETERIALFVALPMKMSYYVLYPGIVVFNGAANGFTSLLGVPPASESEETFTEEELLAILSQSGRKGHVDPDEVEMIHRVFDLDDVSVREIMIPAPDVASLDADDDLAAMRRTVVEIGHTRYPVLDEDGDADGIVGFVDAKDIVRIMEPDAATPETTARELARDLPVVPETARVTDVLAQFQTEGRQLAAVVDEWGAFEGIVTVEDVVEVVVGDIRDEFDEHEPSIRERSDGTYVVDGGVTVTALNDRLDTEIAADKVDTVGGTVLERLGQVPDVGDDVTVGDRTLTVDAVDGNRITSVIVSPGETTDSD
- a CDS encoding ABC transporter substrate-binding protein; this encodes MVDRYKRRTYLAGLAAGGLGGLSGCLDSIPVIGSGTGEDEVGGLDRTIKLGLLHSVTGDLQHVGTPIHNAGLLPITQLESADVALEFDVEEADAETSPAVGVRRALALVEAGYPAINGALSSDVTLQATQQVLIPYRTVSCSPASTSPTITALNDGGMVFRTAVSDSLQAVVLADQAAAEGHASAATMYVNNDYGYQLSRAFERSFAHDHGGTVAQQVPFEQAADGESVSYSSELSRAVDGDPDVLVLIGYTNSGAQLLRDLEASGADPAVLVTDGMKDESLPERVDHSIEHVRGTAPLSAGPGKEYFDRLFEDEYGADPDSTPFNAHSYDATAILLLANAFAGTNDGEAIGASIEPVTNDSGERIPPDDLARGIELAAEGELIEYVGASSGVRFDENGDIAAANFEYWTFEDGAITQLETVTIDG